CTTCAGCCCGCACATCACCCTGGGGCGCAACAAGTCCCGCGGCGATTTCAAGGAGCTTTTCGCGCTGCTGGCCGAAAAAAACGACCTTTTCCTGGCCGAATGCCGGGCATCATCCTTCCAGCTTTTCAGCAGCCGGCTGACCCCGGCCGGGCCGCTCTACAAGGTTTTAGAGGAGTTTCCCCTTGAGCAGCCATGAAATCTCGTTTTTAGTCCTTTCCTACCTGCTGGGCTCCATCCCCTTCGGTTATCTGGTCTTTTATTTCAGCGAAGGCAAGGACATCCGCAGCCAGGGCAGCGGCAACATCGGCGCCACCAACGTGCTGCGCAGCAAGGGCAAGCTGGCCGGGTTGCTGACCCTGGCCTTGGATATCCTGAAGGGCGCCCTGCCGGTGCTCTACGGCCGGTCCCATTTCGATTTGCCCTGGTTTGTGCTGTTGGGCGCCCTAGCCGTACTGTTGGGCCATGTGTTTCCGGTTTTCCTGAAGTTTCGCGGCGGCAAGGGGGTCGCTTCCCTGGTCGGCGTTTTTCTGGTTTTTTATTTTCCCGCCCTGCTCGTTTTCTTGGCGGTTTTTTTGCTGGTGCTGAGACTGACGCGCTTCGTGTCGCTGGCTTCGCTGCTGGGGACAACGGCGTTGTTCTTCAGCATCCTGTTCACCCAGGTAGCCGAAGTTGCCATGGTGGTCTTCGCCATGCTGCTGCTGATCGTTTTCCGGCATCGCGCCAACATCCAGCGCCTGCTGGCGGGCAATGAGCTTAAATTCAGTTTGAAGAAAAATGGATAACATCCTGGTCGTCGGCGGCGGTTCCTGGGGCACGGCCTTCGCCGACTATCTGGCCCGGCTCGGCAAAAAGGTGAAGCTCTGGGTGCGGGAAAAGGAGATCATTACCTCCATCCTCGAGCAACGGGAAAACACCGTTTTTCTGCCCGGCGTTCCGTTGGCGGCCGGGCTGGAGCCAGTGGCCGACCTGGAGGCGGAAACTAGCCGGGCTGGCACGCTGATCCTGGCGGTGCCGTCCAAGTTTGTCCGCGCCATCATGCAGCGCCTTAAGGAGGCGCGCCCGGACGGACAGGTGCTGATCAATCTGACCAAGGGCTTCGAGTCCGATTCGCTCAAGACCATGTCGGAGGTTGCGGCCGAGGTTTTTGGCCCCGGTATCGCGGCATGCTGGAGCACCCTGTCGGGCCCTTCGTTCGCCCGCGAGCTGGCCGGCCAGCACCCGACGGCCGTGGTCGCCGCTTCCGCCAACGAGGCGCTGCTCAAGAAAATCCAGAGCGGTTTTTCCTCCGCCGTCCTGCGCATCTACCGCACCGATGACCTGAAGGGGCTGGAAGTCGCCGGTTCGCTCAAGAACGTGATGGCCATCGCGGCCGGGATGGTCAACGGGCTCGGCTACGGCACCAACACCACGGCGGCGCTGGTGACCAGGGCCAACATGGAAATATCCCGGCTGGGGCTCAAGCTGGGCGCACGGGCCGAAACCTTCTGGGGGCTGGGCGGCATCGGCGACCTGATGCTGACCTGCTTCGGCAGCCTGTCGCGCAATTTTCAATTGGGCCGGAAAATCGCCCTGGGCGCAACGCTGGCCGTTGCCGAGCAGTCGACGCCCATGGTGGCCGAGGGGGTGGAAACCACCAAGGCGGTCAATCACCTGGCTCGGACGCTGGCCATCGACATGCCCATTTCGAAAGGGGTCTACCAGGTGCTGTTTGCCGGCCAGGATGCCCGCCGTATCATCCGCGAATTGATGCAAAGGAGTTTAAAGAACGAATGGAATATAAATTAGAATACCTGGTGGACGATGAACAGAAGGTGTTTTACCTGACCAAGGAAAAGGTGCTGATCGGCAAACTGCCGGAAAACGACATCGAGTTGAAGGACAACACGGTTTCCCGCCAGCACTGCCAGCTGCAGCGGGCCGGGAAGAGCTTCAAGCTGAGCGACATGAAGAGCACCAACGGCTGCTTCGTCAACGGCCAGCGCGTGCAGCACAGGATGCTGGAGGTCGGCGACAAGATCACCGTCGGTCGGACCGTCATCAGTTTCCTGACCGTCAGCAAAGAAGAAAGCTACCGCGACTCCAGCGACCAGAAGATCTCCCTGATGGTGCCGATCGAGCAGCTGATGAAGGCGGAGATGAAGCCGAAAGCGAAGAGCGCCGAACCCAGCTTCCTGGCTTCGCTGACCGATCTGGGCAAGAGCCTGATCGCCTCGCAGAACATCGAAGACAGCTTCCAGAAACTCGGCGACCTGATCTTCAAGTTCGTCCACCCGGAAAAGATATTCATTTTTTACTACGACGACAAGCAGAACGACATCCACCTCAAATATACCTATGCGCAGCCGGGCAAGAAAGACGACATCGTCAATATTTCCAAGACCATCGCCCTGAAAGCCATCCATGAGAAAGTCGCCATCCTCTCGTCCAACACCCGCAACGATTCGCGCTTCGACAGCTCCAAGAGCATCTTCATTTACGGCATCACCTCGGCCATCTCGGTTCCCATTTGGGCCAAGGACTCCATTTACGGCCTGATCTATGTCGACACCTCGAGCATCGCGCACGTCTTCAGCGAAAAGGACCTCGAGATCATGTCGATCATCGCCAATTTCGCCGGTTTCTCCATCGAGGGGATCAACAGCCAGGAAAAACTGAGCCGCGAGCGCCGGCTGCGTGCCCGGCTGGAAAGGTACCATTCGCCGGCCGTGGTTTCGCGGCTGATGGAATTCCAGGATTCCAATACCGGCGAGGTCATGCCCTATCGGGAGTCGGAGGCCACGGTCCTGTTCATGGATATCGTCAAGTTCACCTCGCGGGCGGAAAAAATGACCCCGATCGAGGTGGGCATCTTCCTGAACAATTTTTTCACCGAGATGACCGAGATCATCTTCAAGAACAGCGGCACGCTGGACAAGTTCATCGGCGACGCCATCATGGCCCTGTTCGGCATTCCCCTGGAATTCTCCAACCATGCCGAGCTGGCCCTGGTCACGGCACTGGAGATGATGAAAAAACTGCAGGACATGAACGACCAGATGACGGCCGAGAACAAGATCCATGTCCGCATCGGCATCCATTCCGGCAAACTGATTTCCGGGGATTTCGGTTCGCCCAAGCGGCTCGATTACACGGTCCTGGGAAACACGGTGAACATCGCCTCA
This DNA window, taken from Candidatus Aminicenantes bacterium, encodes the following:
- a CDS encoding RNA 2',3'-cyclic phosphodiesterase, which codes for FSPHITLGRNKSRGDFKELFALLAEKNDLFLAECRASSFQLFSSRLTPAGPLYKVLEEFPLEQP
- the plsY gene encoding glycerol-3-phosphate 1-O-acyltransferase PlsY — protein: MSSHEISFLVLSYLLGSIPFGYLVFYFSEGKDIRSQGSGNIGATNVLRSKGKLAGLLTLALDILKGALPVLYGRSHFDLPWFVLLGALAVLLGHVFPVFLKFRGGKGVASLVGVFLVFYFPALLVFLAVFLLVLRLTRFVSLASLLGTTALFFSILFTQVAEVAMVVFAMLLLIVFRHRANIQRLLAGNELKFSLKKNG
- a CDS encoding NAD(P)-dependent glycerol-3-phosphate dehydrogenase, whose translation is MDNILVVGGGSWGTAFADYLARLGKKVKLWVREKEIITSILEQRENTVFLPGVPLAAGLEPVADLEAETSRAGTLILAVPSKFVRAIMQRLKEARPDGQVLINLTKGFESDSLKTMSEVAAEVFGPGIAACWSTLSGPSFARELAGQHPTAVVAASANEALLKKIQSGFSSAVLRIYRTDDLKGLEVAGSLKNVMAIAAGMVNGLGYGTNTTAALVTRANMEISRLGLKLGARAETFWGLGGIGDLMLTCFGSLSRNFQLGRKIALGATLAVAEQSTPMVAEGVETTKAVNHLARTLAIDMPISKGVYQVLFAGQDARRIIRELMQRSLKNEWNIN
- a CDS encoding FHA domain-containing protein, with protein sequence MEYKLEYLVDDEQKVFYLTKEKVLIGKLPENDIELKDNTVSRQHCQLQRAGKSFKLSDMKSTNGCFVNGQRVQHRMLEVGDKITVGRTVISFLTVSKEESYRDSSDQKISLMVPIEQLMKAEMKPKAKSAEPSFLASLTDLGKSLIASQNIEDSFQKLGDLIFKFVHPEKIFIFYYDDKQNDIHLKYTYAQPGKKDDIVNISKTIALKAIHEKVAILSSNTRNDSRFDSSKSIFIYGITSAISVPIWAKDSIYGLIYVDTSSIAHVFSEKDLEIMSIIANFAGFSIEGINSQEKLSRERRLRARLERYHSPAVVSRLMEFQDSNTGEVMPYRESEATVLFMDIVKFTSRAEKMTPIEVGIFLNNFFTEMTEIIFKNSGTLDKFIGDAIMALFGIPLEFSNHAELALVTALEMMKKLQDMNDQMTAENKIHVRIGIHSGKLISGDFGSPKRLDYTVLGNTVNIASRLESSVAGSDEIVVAESTYLAAGVKFDFELRGEKKLHGISKPVNVYRLLGKKGDK